From a single Crateriforma spongiae genomic region:
- a CDS encoding transposase family protein, giving the protein MYPRVHRRELSTGLTGHLHHVVDPRTVTITYPFTDILFMIICAVIAGAHDFVAMAHIANTKKEWFEMSLNMTSGVPSYDRFNSILKYVKPEEF; this is encoded by the coding sequence ATCTACCCCAGGGTTCATCGCAGGGAACTTTCTACCGGTCTCACCGGGCATCTCCACCATGTTGTCGATCCGCGAACCGTCACGATCACCTACCCGTTCACCGACATACTCTTCATGATCATTTGTGCGGTGATTGCCGGCGCCCATGACTTCGTCGCAATGGCTCACATTGCCAACACGAAGAAGGAGTGGTTTGAGATGTCTCTCAACATGACTTCAGGAGTTCCTTCGTACGATCGATTCAACTCGATCCTGAAGTACGTCAAGCCCGAAGAATTTTAG